A stretch of the Capsicum annuum cultivar UCD-10X-F1 chromosome 10, UCD10Xv1.1, whole genome shotgun sequence genome encodes the following:
- the LOC107843517 gene encoding protein CANDIDATE G-PROTEIN COUPLED RECEPTOR 7, which produces MTKLPLPFLLLLFLVSFTTGEIKKLKISSDPRAMILFERFGFTHTGHAAISVSSVSVISTLASPDPARLGFFLLSEEALLQVLLELQQNPTFCVLDSKFVNLLFTFRELSPPPNSSFNRSYPVTSPNEYSLFFANCAPESKVSMDVRTELYNMDTNQVKDYLSAGLTVLPGLYFLFSFAYIGFLGVWLYVCAKNRKSVHRIHMLMAALVVMKGLNLIFAAEDKHYVKVTGTAHGWDVLFYIFQSIRVVLLFTVIVLIGTGWSFLKPFLQEREKKVLMIVIPLQVLANVASIVIGETGPFIRDWVTWNQVFLIVDIICCCAIIFPIVWSIRSLRETSKTDGKAARNLSKLTLFRQFYIVVIGYLYFTRIVVFALRTIAAYKYQWVANAAEEIASLAFYMVMFYMFRPVEKNEYFVLDEEEEEAAELALRDEEFEL; this is translated from the coding sequence ATGACGAAACTACCCCTACCCTTCCTCCTCCTTCTATTTCTCGTCTCGTTCACCACTGGCGAGATAAAGAAACTCAAAATCTCGTCGGATCCACGTGCAATGATCCTTTTCGAACGGTTCGGGTTTACTCATACGGGTCATGCCGCCATTAGTGTTTCCTCGGTTTCCGTTATCTCAACATTAGCCTCTCCGGACCCTGCACGGCTCGGCTTTTTCCTATTATCGGAAGAAGCTTTATTACAAGTTCTCCTTGAATTGCAACAAAACCCGACATTCTGTGTACTCGATTCGAAATTTGTGAATTTGTTGTTCACTTTTCGTGAACTTTCTCCGCCCCCGAATTCGTCGTTTAATCGGTCGTATCCGGTTACTTCTCCGAATGAGTATTCGCTTTTTTTTGCGAATTGTGCCCCTGAATCGAAAGTTTCAATGGATGTACGGACGGAGCTTTATAATATGGATACTAATCAAGTGAAGGATTATTTATCTGCGGGGTTAACGGTTTTGCCTGggttgtattttttgttttcgTTTGCTTATATTGGATTTTTGGGGGTATGGTTGTATGTGTGTGCAAAAAATAGGAAATCTGTTCATCGGATTCATATGCTTATGGCTGCGTTGGTTGTGATGAAGGGATTGAATTTGATATTTGCAGCGGAGGATAAGCATTATGTTAAGGTTACTGGTACTGCTCATGGTTGGgatgttttgttttatatatttcaGTCTATTCGTGTtgttttgttgtttactgtgattgTTTTGATTGGTACTGGATGGTCGTTTTTGAAGCCGTTTTTGCAAGAGAGGGAGAAGAAGGTGTTGATGATTGTGATCCCACTTCAGGTTTTGGCCAATGTGGCTTCGATTGTGATTGGTGAAACGGGTCCGTTTATTAGGGATTGGGTGACTTGGAATCAGGTGTTTTTGattgttgatattatttgttgttgtgcTATTATATTTCCTATTGTTTGGTCGATTAGGTCTTTGAGGGAGACGTCCAAGACTGATGGAAAGGCTGCGAGGAATTTGTCGAAGTTGACTTTATTTAGGCAGTTCTACATTGTGGTGATTGGGTACTTGTACTTTACGAggattgttgtgtttgcattgagGACAATTGCTGCATATAAGTATCAATGGGTGGCAAATGCTGCCGAGGAGATAGCCAGCTTGGCATTCTACATGGTGATGTTTTACATGTTTAGGCCAGTGGAGAAGAATGAGTACTTTGTTCTTGACGAGGAGGAAGAAGAGGCTGCAGAGTTGGCTCTTCGAGATGAGGAGTTTGAGCTGTGA
- the LOC107844537 gene encoding (13S,14R)-1,13-dihydroxy-N-methylcanadine 13-O-acetyltransferase AT1-like — protein MAICICVFHKIADEPILYGLAKASATTARGGYNDLPEFIAAAKFLAPPIPYVSNKPTLQSQFANFCHNNQRCVAKLFTFNASTIALLRAKAMSDDVLMPTWVEAVTTLIWKCVILVGVDTGTSKLVNQVNIRRRFVPPLPNHCVGNVVAVATTCKDENDGSDLTTLIYYIRKSLSELSFKYVDKESRDEAIFAIPHDFMELTKGQILGRSLYKLVACVV, from the coding sequence ATGGCTATTTGTATATGTGTTTTTCATAAGATTGCTGATGAGCCTATATTGTATGGCCTCGCCAAAGCATCGGCAACAACTGCCCGAGGTGGCTACAACGATTTACCTGAATTCATTGCAGCTGCAAAATTCTTAGCACCACCTATTCCTTATGTTTCAAATAAACCAACATTGCAGTCTCAATTTGCCAATTTCTGTCATAATAATCAGCGATGTGTTGCAAAATTGTTTACCTTCAATGCTTCTACTATAGCATTGCTCAGGGCTAAAGCCATGAGTGATGATGTACTCATGCCTACATGGGTTGAAGCTGTAACAACTCTGATTTGGAAATGTGTCATATTGGTTGGTGTTGATACTGGTACTTCAaaattagtaaaccaagtaaatATACGAAGGCGATTTGTCCCTCCATTGCCAAATCATTGTGTAGGAAATGTTGTTGCAGTTGCCACGACGTGTAAAGATGAAAATGATGGATCTGATTTGACCACATTAATCTATTATATAAGAAAATCTTTGTCAGAATTGAGTTTCAAATATGTGGACAAAGAGAGTCGAGATGAGGCAATTTTCGCGATTCCCCATGACTTCATGGAGCTAACTAAAGGGCAAATCCTAGGGAGATCGCTTTACAAGTTAGTAGCTTGTGTGGTTTAG